In a genomic window of Schistocerca gregaria isolate iqSchGreg1 chromosome 5, iqSchGreg1.2, whole genome shotgun sequence:
- the LOC126271863 gene encoding uncharacterized protein LOC126271863 — protein sequence MSADAECRAVPPLRPVREQDVAVLLKYRHCYRHDVQSEPSPRSALTYVVSNVAAGKVQERQGGGETARQQPPQQRRDVVEAEGGEEEEEVGEAETSRGLLRRLLACCLCIRLPQGRRSRRTSRVHPEEAPTPGSQAREVSPANKIPETYTREKQEMVSAWVLRHFGSAQDRCRWMEELHGEGDSTQGAEVTYCRSFSYASSGE from the exons ATGAGTGCTGATGCAGAGTGTAGGGCCGTTCCACCTCTACGGCCTGTACGGGAGCAAGACGTGGCGGTCTTGTTGAAATACC GCCACTGCTACCGCCACGATGTGCAGTCTGAGCCGTCCCCGAGATCCGCGCTCACATATGTAGTATCAAACGTGGCAGCAGGTAAGGTGCAAGAGAGGCAAGGCGGAGGCGAAACAGCCcgacagcagccgccgcagcagcgccgcgatgtggttgaggcagagggaggcgaagaggaagaggaggtgggggaggccgagaccagccgtggcctgctacggcggctgctggcctgctgcctctgcattaggctgccacaaggccgcaggtccaggaggaccagcag agttcatcctgaagaagcGCCGACACCTGGCAGTCAGGCTAGGGAAGTGAGCCCTGCCAACAAAATCCCG GAAACATACACGAGGGAGAAGCAGGAGATGGTGTCGGCATGGGTGCTGAGGCATTTTGGGAGCGCCCAGGAccgctgcagatggatggaggAGCTGCACGGAGAAGGCGACAGCACACAAGGGGCAGAGGTAACGTATTGcagaagctttagctatgcaagcagtggtgagtag